One genomic window of Gallus gallus isolate bGalGal1 chromosome 34, bGalGal1.mat.broiler.GRCg7b, whole genome shotgun sequence includes the following:
- the NEMP1 gene encoding nuclear envelope integral membrane protein 1 isoform X5: MQIQVNSDRVIRVTQVGSEEELRELEESKVWNFLSSLLKEKLNSTNIDVDLYSNKTCLKVELLEDGTKYCIVLSRWFDPKLFLVFFLGLLLFFCGDMLSRSQLFFYSAGISIGLLASLLILIYVMSKAMPKKSPVYFLLVGGWSFSLYLLQLVFKNLREICKSYWQYLLGYLLLMGFVSFGVCYRYGPLENERSINLLSWALQLLGLALMYLGIQIRPIALALVVIAVCTKNMDYPLQWVYGVYKRVQSARLGPSPPRLLTEEEYRIQGEVETRKALEELRNYCRSPDFSAWTAVSRIQSPKRFAEFVGGASHLTASEVSFHEQEYGLGGVFLEEQLFEEDEEEDFLHEETARAARGPTTLLTAD, translated from the exons Atgcag ATCCAGGTGAACAGCGACCGCGTGATCCGCGTCACCCAGGTGGGCAGCGAGGAGGAGCTGAGGGAGTTGGAGGAGTCCAAGGTGTGGAacttcctctcctccctgctgaaggAGAAACTGAACAGCACCAACATCGACGTGGATCTCTACAGCAACAAAACCTGCCTGAAGGTTGAGCTGCTGGAGGACGGCACCAAATACTGCATCGTGCTGTCCCGCT GGTTCGACCCTAAATTGTTCCTGGTTTTCTTCCTGGGCCTGCTGTTGTTCTTCTGTGGGGACATGCTGAGCAG GAGCCAGCTCTTCTTCTACTCAGCTGGGATAAGCATTGGTTTGCTGGCCTCACTGCTCATCCTCATCTACGTGATGTCCAAGGCCATGCCCAAG AAAAGTCCTGTTTACTTCCTGCTGGTAGGAGGCTGGTCCTTTTCCCTGTACCTGCTTCAGCTGGTCTTCAAGAACCTGCGGGAGATATGCAAGTCCTACTGGCAGTACCTGCTAG gctACCTGCTGCTCATGGGCTTTGTGAGCTTTGGAGTGTGCTACAGGTACGGCCCGCTGGAGAACGAGCGCAGCATCAACCTGCTCTCCTgggccctgcagctcctgggcctCGCGCTGATGTATTTGGGCATCCAGATCCGCCCCATCGCCCTGGCCTTGGTGGTCATCGCTGTCTGCACCAAGAACATGGACTACCCCCTGCAGTGGGTCTATGGTGTCTACAA GAGAGTACAGAGTGCCCGGCTGGGGCCGAGCCCCCCTCGCCTGCTGACCGAAGAGGAATACCGCATCCAGGGTGAGGTGGAGACACGCAAAGCCCTCGAGGAGCTTCGAAACTACTGCAGAAGCCCAGATTTCTCTGCCTGGACTGCAGTGTCCCGCATCCAATCTCCCAAAAG GTTTGCTGAGTTTGTGGGTGGTGCCTCCCACCTCACTGCCAGCGAAGTGTCCTTCCATGAGCAGGAATACGGCCTGGGCGGGGTGTTCCTCGAGGAGCAGCTCTTtgaggaggacgaggaggaagACTTTCTCCACGAAGAGACGGCCCGAGCTGCTCGTGGTCCCACAACCCTCCTGACTGCTGATTGA
- the NEMP1 gene encoding nuclear envelope integral membrane protein 1 isoform X6, which yields MAGGMKAVPGQRRLLGALLLLLLPLPLGGAALCCEDVKEKVTALQEGSACCCAASHHFCYTNVHSPCWRDIWTRMQIQVNSDRVIRVTQVGSEEELRELEESKVWNFLSSLLKEKLNSTNIDVDLYSNKTCLKVELLEDGTKYCIVLSRWFDPKLFLVFFLGLLLFFCGDMLSRSQLFFYSAGISIGLLASLLILIYVMSKAMPKKSPVYFLLVGGWSFSLYLLQLVFKNLREICKSYWQYLLGYLLLMGFVSFGVCYRYGPLENERSINLLSWALQLLGLALMYLGIQIRPIALALVVIAVCTKNMDYPLQWVYGVYKSKMQMPEGHALLLTLLLGAQSGL from the exons ATGGCGGGAGGGATGAAAGCGGTCCCGGGGCAGCGGCGGCTCCTGGgcgcgctgctgctgctccttctgccgCTTCCGCTAGGCGGTGCAG ctctgtgctgtgaagaTGTTAAGGAGAAGGTGACCGCTCTGCAGGAGGGCTCTGCGTGCTGCTGCGCCGCCTCGCACCACTTCTGCTACACCAACGTGCACAGCCCGTGCTGGAGGGACATCTGGACCAGGAtgcag ATCCAGGTGAACAGCGACCGCGTGATCCGCGTCACCCAGGTGGGCAGCGAGGAGGAGCTGAGGGAGTTGGAGGAGTCCAAGGTGTGGAacttcctctcctccctgctgaaggAGAAACTGAACAGCACCAACATCGACGTGGATCTCTACAGCAACAAAACCTGCCTGAAGGTTGAGCTGCTGGAGGACGGCACCAAATACTGCATCGTGCTGTCCCGCT GGTTCGACCCTAAATTGTTCCTGGTTTTCTTCCTGGGCCTGCTGTTGTTCTTCTGTGGGGACATGCTGAGCAG GAGCCAGCTCTTCTTCTACTCAGCTGGGATAAGCATTGGTTTGCTGGCCTCACTGCTCATCCTCATCTACGTGATGTCCAAGGCCATGCCCAAG AAAAGTCCTGTTTACTTCCTGCTGGTAGGAGGCTGGTCCTTTTCCCTGTACCTGCTTCAGCTGGTCTTCAAGAACCTGCGGGAGATATGCAAGTCCTACTGGCAGTACCTGCTAG gctACCTGCTGCTCATGGGCTTTGTGAGCTTTGGAGTGTGCTACAGGTACGGCCCGCTGGAGAACGAGCGCAGCATCAACCTGCTCTCCTgggccctgcagctcctgggcctCGCGCTGATGTATTTGGGCATCCAGATCCGCCCCATCGCCCTGGCCTTGGTGGTCATCGCTGTCTGCACCAAGAACATGGACTACCCCCTGCAGTGGGTCTATGGTGTCTACAA GAGCAAGATGCAGATGCCAGAGGGACATGCTCTGCTCCTGACCCTGCTCCTGGGGGCCCAGTCTGGGCTGTAA
- the NEMP1 gene encoding nuclear envelope integral membrane protein 1 isoform X1 has translation MAGGMKAVPGQRRLLGALLLLLLPLPLGGAALCCEDVKEKVTALQEGSACCCAASHHFCYTNVHSPCWRDIWTRMQIQVNSDRVIRVTQVGSEEELRELEESKVWNFLSSLLKEKLNSTNIDVDLYSNKTCLKVELLEDGTKYCIVLSRWFDPKLFLVFFLGLLLFFCGDMLSRSQLFFYSAGISIGLLASLLILIYVMSKAMPKKSPVYFLLVGGWSFSLYLLQLVFKNLREICKSYWQYLLGYLLLMGFVSFGVCYRYGPLENERSINLLSWALQLLGLALMYLGIQIRPIALALVVIAVCTKNMDYPLQWVYGVYKRVQSARLGPSPPRLLTEEEYRIQGEVETRKALEELRNYCRSPDFSAWTAVSRIQSPKRFAEFVGGASHLTASEVSFHEQEYGLGGVFLEEQLFEEDEEEDFLHEETARAARGPTTLLTAD, from the exons ATGGCGGGAGGGATGAAAGCGGTCCCGGGGCAGCGGCGGCTCCTGGgcgcgctgctgctgctccttctgccgCTTCCGCTAGGCGGTGCAG ctctgtgctgtgaagaTGTTAAGGAGAAGGTGACCGCTCTGCAGGAGGGCTCTGCGTGCTGCTGCGCCGCCTCGCACCACTTCTGCTACACCAACGTGCACAGCCCGTGCTGGAGGGACATCTGGACCAGGAtgcag ATCCAGGTGAACAGCGACCGCGTGATCCGCGTCACCCAGGTGGGCAGCGAGGAGGAGCTGAGGGAGTTGGAGGAGTCCAAGGTGTGGAacttcctctcctccctgctgaaggAGAAACTGAACAGCACCAACATCGACGTGGATCTCTACAGCAACAAAACCTGCCTGAAGGTTGAGCTGCTGGAGGACGGCACCAAATACTGCATCGTGCTGTCCCGCT GGTTCGACCCTAAATTGTTCCTGGTTTTCTTCCTGGGCCTGCTGTTGTTCTTCTGTGGGGACATGCTGAGCAG GAGCCAGCTCTTCTTCTACTCAGCTGGGATAAGCATTGGTTTGCTGGCCTCACTGCTCATCCTCATCTACGTGATGTCCAAGGCCATGCCCAAG AAAAGTCCTGTTTACTTCCTGCTGGTAGGAGGCTGGTCCTTTTCCCTGTACCTGCTTCAGCTGGTCTTCAAGAACCTGCGGGAGATATGCAAGTCCTACTGGCAGTACCTGCTAG gctACCTGCTGCTCATGGGCTTTGTGAGCTTTGGAGTGTGCTACAGGTACGGCCCGCTGGAGAACGAGCGCAGCATCAACCTGCTCTCCTgggccctgcagctcctgggcctCGCGCTGATGTATTTGGGCATCCAGATCCGCCCCATCGCCCTGGCCTTGGTGGTCATCGCTGTCTGCACCAAGAACATGGACTACCCCCTGCAGTGGGTCTATGGTGTCTACAA GAGAGTACAGAGTGCCCGGCTGGGGCCGAGCCCCCCTCGCCTGCTGACCGAAGAGGAATACCGCATCCAGGGTGAGGTGGAGACACGCAAAGCCCTCGAGGAGCTTCGAAACTACTGCAGAAGCCCAGATTTCTCTGCCTGGACTGCAGTGTCCCGCATCCAATCTCCCAAAAG GTTTGCTGAGTTTGTGGGTGGTGCCTCCCACCTCACTGCCAGCGAAGTGTCCTTCCATGAGCAGGAATACGGCCTGGGCGGGGTGTTCCTCGAGGAGCAGCTCTTtgaggaggacgaggaggaagACTTTCTCCACGAAGAGACGGCCCGAGCTGCTCGTGGTCCCACAACCCTCCTGACTGCTGATTGA
- the NEMP1 gene encoding nuclear envelope integral membrane protein 1 isoform X4, with protein MTSDGPRSLIGCCLVLLCRRRGGLCVLLRRLAPLLLHQRAQPVLEGHLDQDADPGEQRPRDPRHPGGQRGGAEGVGGVQGVELPLLPAEGETEQHQHRRGSLQQQNLPEGFDPKLFLVFFLGLLLFFCGDMLSRSQLFFYSAGISIGLLASLLILIYVMSKAMPKKSPVYFLLVGGWSFSLYLLQLVFKNLREICKSYWQYLLGYLLLMGFVSFGVCYRYGPLENERSINLLSWALQLLGLALMYLGIQIRPIALALVVIAVCTKNMDYPLQWVYGVYKRVQSARLGPSPPRLLTEEEYRIQGEVETRKALEELRNYCRSPDFSAWTAVSRIQSPKRFAEFVGGASHLTASEVSFHEQEYGLGGVFLEEQLFEEDEEEDFLHEETARAARGPTTLLTAD; from the exons ATGACGTCAGACGGGCCTCGCTCTCTCATTGGATGCTGCCTCGTACTCCTCTGCCGTCGCCGGG GAGGGCTCTGCGTGCTGCTGCGCCGCCTCGCACCACTTCTGCTACACCAACGTGCACAGCCCGTGCTGGAGGGACATCTGGACCAGGAtgcag ATCCAGGTGAACAGCGACCGCGTGATCCGCGTCACCCAGGTGGGCAGCGAGGAGGAGCTGAGGGAGTTGGAGGAGTCCAAGGTGTGGAacttcctctcctccctgctgaaggAGAAACTGAACAGCACCAACATCGACGTGGATCTCTACAGCAACAAAACCTGCCTGAAG GGTTCGACCCTAAATTGTTCCTGGTTTTCTTCCTGGGCCTGCTGTTGTTCTTCTGTGGGGACATGCTGAGCAG GAGCCAGCTCTTCTTCTACTCAGCTGGGATAAGCATTGGTTTGCTGGCCTCACTGCTCATCCTCATCTACGTGATGTCCAAGGCCATGCCCAAG AAAAGTCCTGTTTACTTCCTGCTGGTAGGAGGCTGGTCCTTTTCCCTGTACCTGCTTCAGCTGGTCTTCAAGAACCTGCGGGAGATATGCAAGTCCTACTGGCAGTACCTGCTAG gctACCTGCTGCTCATGGGCTTTGTGAGCTTTGGAGTGTGCTACAGGTACGGCCCGCTGGAGAACGAGCGCAGCATCAACCTGCTCTCCTgggccctgcagctcctgggcctCGCGCTGATGTATTTGGGCATCCAGATCCGCCCCATCGCCCTGGCCTTGGTGGTCATCGCTGTCTGCACCAAGAACATGGACTACCCCCTGCAGTGGGTCTATGGTGTCTACAA GAGAGTACAGAGTGCCCGGCTGGGGCCGAGCCCCCCTCGCCTGCTGACCGAAGAGGAATACCGCATCCAGGGTGAGGTGGAGACACGCAAAGCCCTCGAGGAGCTTCGAAACTACTGCAGAAGCCCAGATTTCTCTGCCTGGACTGCAGTGTCCCGCATCCAATCTCCCAAAAG GTTTGCTGAGTTTGTGGGTGGTGCCTCCCACCTCACTGCCAGCGAAGTGTCCTTCCATGAGCAGGAATACGGCCTGGGCGGGGTGTTCCTCGAGGAGCAGCTCTTtgaggaggacgaggaggaagACTTTCTCCACGAAGAGACGGCCCGAGCTGCTCGTGGTCCCACAACCCTCCTGACTGCTGATTGA
- the NEMP1 gene encoding nuclear envelope integral membrane protein 1 isoform X2, which produces MTSDGPRSLIGCCLVLLCRRRALCCEDVKEKVTALQEGSACCCAASHHFCYTNVHSPCWRDIWTRMQIQVNSDRVIRVTQVGSEEELRELEESKVWNFLSSLLKEKLNSTNIDVDLYSNKTCLKVELLEDGTKYCIVLSRWFDPKLFLVFFLGLLLFFCGDMLSRSQLFFYSAGISIGLLASLLILIYVMSKAMPKKSPVYFLLVGGWSFSLYLLQLVFKNLREICKSYWQYLLGYLLLMGFVSFGVCYRYGPLENERSINLLSWALQLLGLALMYLGIQIRPIALALVVIAVCTKNMDYPLQWVYGVYKRVQSARLGPSPPRLLTEEEYRIQGEVETRKALEELRNYCRSPDFSAWTAVSRIQSPKRFAEFVGGASHLTASEVSFHEQEYGLGGVFLEEQLFEEDEEEDFLHEETARAARGPTTLLTAD; this is translated from the exons ATGACGTCAGACGGGCCTCGCTCTCTCATTGGATGCTGCCTCGTACTCCTCTGCCGTCGCCGGG ctctgtgctgtgaagaTGTTAAGGAGAAGGTGACCGCTCTGCAGGAGGGCTCTGCGTGCTGCTGCGCCGCCTCGCACCACTTCTGCTACACCAACGTGCACAGCCCGTGCTGGAGGGACATCTGGACCAGGAtgcag ATCCAGGTGAACAGCGACCGCGTGATCCGCGTCACCCAGGTGGGCAGCGAGGAGGAGCTGAGGGAGTTGGAGGAGTCCAAGGTGTGGAacttcctctcctccctgctgaaggAGAAACTGAACAGCACCAACATCGACGTGGATCTCTACAGCAACAAAACCTGCCTGAAGGTTGAGCTGCTGGAGGACGGCACCAAATACTGCATCGTGCTGTCCCGCT GGTTCGACCCTAAATTGTTCCTGGTTTTCTTCCTGGGCCTGCTGTTGTTCTTCTGTGGGGACATGCTGAGCAG GAGCCAGCTCTTCTTCTACTCAGCTGGGATAAGCATTGGTTTGCTGGCCTCACTGCTCATCCTCATCTACGTGATGTCCAAGGCCATGCCCAAG AAAAGTCCTGTTTACTTCCTGCTGGTAGGAGGCTGGTCCTTTTCCCTGTACCTGCTTCAGCTGGTCTTCAAGAACCTGCGGGAGATATGCAAGTCCTACTGGCAGTACCTGCTAG gctACCTGCTGCTCATGGGCTTTGTGAGCTTTGGAGTGTGCTACAGGTACGGCCCGCTGGAGAACGAGCGCAGCATCAACCTGCTCTCCTgggccctgcagctcctgggcctCGCGCTGATGTATTTGGGCATCCAGATCCGCCCCATCGCCCTGGCCTTGGTGGTCATCGCTGTCTGCACCAAGAACATGGACTACCCCCTGCAGTGGGTCTATGGTGTCTACAA GAGAGTACAGAGTGCCCGGCTGGGGCCGAGCCCCCCTCGCCTGCTGACCGAAGAGGAATACCGCATCCAGGGTGAGGTGGAGACACGCAAAGCCCTCGAGGAGCTTCGAAACTACTGCAGAAGCCCAGATTTCTCTGCCTGGACTGCAGTGTCCCGCATCCAATCTCCCAAAAG GTTTGCTGAGTTTGTGGGTGGTGCCTCCCACCTCACTGCCAGCGAAGTGTCCTTCCATGAGCAGGAATACGGCCTGGGCGGGGTGTTCCTCGAGGAGCAGCTCTTtgaggaggacgaggaggaagACTTTCTCCACGAAGAGACGGCCCGAGCTGCTCGTGGTCCCACAACCCTCCTGACTGCTGATTGA
- the NEMP1 gene encoding nuclear envelope integral membrane protein 1 isoform X3, translating to MAGGMKAVPGQRRLLGALLLLLLPLPLGGAGGLCVLLRRLAPLLLHQRAQPVLEGHLDQDADPGEQRPRDPRHPGGQRGGAEGVGGVQGVELPLLPAEGETEQHQHRRGSLQQQNLPEGFDPKLFLVFFLGLLLFFCGDMLSRSQLFFYSAGISIGLLASLLILIYVMSKAMPKKSPVYFLLVGGWSFSLYLLQLVFKNLREICKSYWQYLLGYLLLMGFVSFGVCYRYGPLENERSINLLSWALQLLGLALMYLGIQIRPIALALVVIAVCTKNMDYPLQWVYGVYKRVQSARLGPSPPRLLTEEEYRIQGEVETRKALEELRNYCRSPDFSAWTAVSRIQSPKRFAEFVGGASHLTASEVSFHEQEYGLGGVFLEEQLFEEDEEEDFLHEETARAARGPTTLLTAD from the exons ATGGCGGGAGGGATGAAAGCGGTCCCGGGGCAGCGGCGGCTCCTGGgcgcgctgctgctgctccttctgccgCTTCCGCTAGGCGGTGCAG GAGGGCTCTGCGTGCTGCTGCGCCGCCTCGCACCACTTCTGCTACACCAACGTGCACAGCCCGTGCTGGAGGGACATCTGGACCAGGAtgcag ATCCAGGTGAACAGCGACCGCGTGATCCGCGTCACCCAGGTGGGCAGCGAGGAGGAGCTGAGGGAGTTGGAGGAGTCCAAGGTGTGGAacttcctctcctccctgctgaaggAGAAACTGAACAGCACCAACATCGACGTGGATCTCTACAGCAACAAAACCTGCCTGAAG GGTTCGACCCTAAATTGTTCCTGGTTTTCTTCCTGGGCCTGCTGTTGTTCTTCTGTGGGGACATGCTGAGCAG GAGCCAGCTCTTCTTCTACTCAGCTGGGATAAGCATTGGTTTGCTGGCCTCACTGCTCATCCTCATCTACGTGATGTCCAAGGCCATGCCCAAG AAAAGTCCTGTTTACTTCCTGCTGGTAGGAGGCTGGTCCTTTTCCCTGTACCTGCTTCAGCTGGTCTTCAAGAACCTGCGGGAGATATGCAAGTCCTACTGGCAGTACCTGCTAG gctACCTGCTGCTCATGGGCTTTGTGAGCTTTGGAGTGTGCTACAGGTACGGCCCGCTGGAGAACGAGCGCAGCATCAACCTGCTCTCCTgggccctgcagctcctgggcctCGCGCTGATGTATTTGGGCATCCAGATCCGCCCCATCGCCCTGGCCTTGGTGGTCATCGCTGTCTGCACCAAGAACATGGACTACCCCCTGCAGTGGGTCTATGGTGTCTACAA GAGAGTACAGAGTGCCCGGCTGGGGCCGAGCCCCCCTCGCCTGCTGACCGAAGAGGAATACCGCATCCAGGGTGAGGTGGAGACACGCAAAGCCCTCGAGGAGCTTCGAAACTACTGCAGAAGCCCAGATTTCTCTGCCTGGACTGCAGTGTCCCGCATCCAATCTCCCAAAAG GTTTGCTGAGTTTGTGGGTGGTGCCTCCCACCTCACTGCCAGCGAAGTGTCCTTCCATGAGCAGGAATACGGCCTGGGCGGGGTGTTCCTCGAGGAGCAGCTCTTtgaggaggacgaggaggaagACTTTCTCCACGAAGAGACGGCCCGAGCTGCTCGTGGTCCCACAACCCTCCTGACTGCTGATTGA
- the NAB2 gene encoding LOW QUALITY PROTEIN: NGFI-A-binding protein 2 isoform X1 (The sequence of the model RefSeq protein was modified relative to this genomic sequence to represent the inferred CDS: inserted 2 bases in 1 codon) has translation MRGRPGSRCPPPAGSGCPERSPPGPPTPLPHCSAAVGSPRSARRDPRCRRTPRAQPLPPVPVRLGGDRAVPLFPPLSLPPPTPRSAGAAAAGSASGASHAAPQPGPLLFLGTARVGGAQSGAARRSERARRGRGTPEHPPGLRSPPEPSVHAHGVRVAAGRGCSPRRAMAVPRTLGELQLYRVLQRANLLGYYETFIQQGGDDVQQLCEAGEEEFLEIMALVGMATKPLHVRRLQKALREWASNPGLFSQPVPAVPVSSIPLFKLSDGSGRKSLSNGHASPGEAAGKGGGSAGTPPARSPTEPPEKLSPSGVPPWPGRSTPESEGGGDEEPGAPPFSPGGAEQAXSGSDALEPELVRTVAESVERLLQSCPRGGDAELRALLKLNKKLAKAVGHIFQLEDGDRQKEEEIRRHSAIYGRGDARRREGKQLTLHELIINEAAAQFCLRDNSLLLRRVELFSLSRQVARESTYLSSLKVSRAQPEDGGASAAKRLKQEVGEQSRPDPPPLGSDLHAPPYRVGNEEDAGGAAGESPDGHAQAAGLCPRLTPPPGAAPDAPLALPPHGLWSRHILQQTLMDEGLRLARLVSHERVGRLSPCLPGKPPEFEDGLAERGPPVPPDPPRGTIKVEQENSRQ, from the exons ATGCGGGGTCGCCCCGGGTCTCGGTGTCCCCCCCCCGCAGGCTCCGGTTGCCCCGAGCGGAGCCCGCCCGGGCCCCCAACCCCGCTTCCCCACTGCTCCGCGGCCGTCGGTTCACCGCGTTCTGCCCGACGGGACCCCCGGTGCCGCCGCACGCCCCGGGCGCAGCCGCTCCCTCCCGTCCCGGTTCGGTTGGGGGGGGATAGGGCGGTCCCACTGTTCCCCCCCCTCTCGCTGCCGCCTCCCACGCCGCGCTCAGCGGGGGCGGCAGCCGCGGGATCCGCCTCCGGAGCCTCCCACGCCGCGCCGCAGCCGGGGCCGCTGCTATTTCTCGGTACCGCCCGTGTGGGCGGCGCGCagagcggcgcggcgcggcggagCGAACGCGCACGGCGCGGCCGCGGGACCCCCGAACACCCCCCGGGACTCCGGAGCCCCCCGGAACCGTCCGTCCATGCCCACGGGGTGCGCGTAGCGGCCGGACGGGGCTGCAGCCCGCG GCGCGCCATGGCCGTGCCCCGCACgctgggggagctgcagctgtACCGGGTGCTGCAGCGTGCCAACCTGCTGGGCTACTACGAGACCTTCATCCAGCAAGGAGGGGACGACGTGCAGCAGCTGTGCGAGGCGGGCGAGGAGGAGTTCCTGGAGATCATGGCGCTGGTGGGCATGGCCACCAAACCGCTGCACGTCCGCCGCCTGCAGAAGGCACTGCGAGAGTGGGCGTCCAACCCGGGGCTCTTCAGCCAGCCGGTGCCGGCCGTGCCCGTCAGCAGCATCCCGCTCTTCAAGCTGTCCGACGGGAGCGGGCGCAAATCGCTCAGCAACGGGCACGCCAGCCCCGGCGAGGCTgcggggaaaggggggggaagcGCGGGGACGccccccgcccgcagccccacgGAGCCCCCGGAGAAGCTGTCGCCGTCGGGGGTGCCGCCGTGGCCGGGTAGGAGCACCCCCGAATCGGAGGGCGGTGGGGATGAGGAGCCGGGCGCTCCTCCCTTCTCGCCGGGGGGCGCCGAGCAGGC GTCGGGCAGCGATGCGTTGGAGCCGGAGTTGGTGCGGACGGTGGCGGAGAGCGTCGAgcggctgctgcagagctgcccccgGGGGGGGGACGCGGAGCTGCGGGCTCTGCTAAAGCTCAATAAGAAGTTGGCCAAAGCCGTGGGGCACATCTTCCAGCTGGAAGACGGCGACCggcagaaggaggaggagatccGGCGGCACAGCGCGATCTACGGCCGCGGTGATGCGCGGCGCCGGGAGGGCAAACAGCTGACGCTGCACGAG CTCATCATCAACGAGGCGGCCGCGCAGTTCTGCCTGCGGGACAATTCGCTGCTGCTGCGGCGCGTTGAGCTCTTCTCGCTGTCGCGACAGGTCGCGAGGGAGAGCACCTACCTGTCCTCGCTCAAGGTGTCCAG GGCACAGCCCGAGGACGGCGGGGCCAGCGCGGCCAAGCGGCTCAAACAGGAG GTGGGGGAGCAGAGCCGCCCCGACCCCCCCCCGCTGGGGTCGGACCTCCACGCGCCCCCATACCGCGTCGGCAATGAGGAGGATGCGGGGGGAGCGGCCGGAGAGAGCCCGGACGGCCACGCGCAGG CGGCGGGGCTCTGTCCCCGGCTGACCCCCCCGCCCGGCGCTGCCCCCGACGCGCCCCTCGCGCTCCCCCCGCACGGGCTTTGGAGCCGTCACATTCTGCAGCAGACGCTGATGGATGAGGGGCTGCGCCTGGCGCGATTGGTCTCCCACGAACGCGTGGGGCGgctcagcccctgcctgcctgggaAGCCCCCAG AATTCGAGGACGGATTGGCGGAGCGCGGCCCCCCGgtccccccagaccccccccgCGGCACCATCAAGGTGGAGCAGGAGAACAGCCGGCAGTGA